From one Triticum urartu cultivar G1812 chromosome 3, Tu2.1, whole genome shotgun sequence genomic stretch:
- the LOC125546662 gene encoding BTB/POZ and MATH domain-containing protein 2-like has protein sequence MPFTGVSVITDEGARAPRSSSPTTSSNTSSGYHLLIVEGYSRTKISTPTGECIRSRPFMVGGYLWCIQCYPNGDSSENADFISLYLVIRRDTLERSKYLKDDTFALRCDIVVVGDAINSMDTATASPSIKVPPSDMQQHFSDLLLAEEGTDVTFKVGSETIAAHRCVLAARSAVFKAELFGTMKEGTATTSVIQVDDMDAQIFRAMLGFIYSDWPPEIEEEEGADVMWQHLLIAADRYDLRRLRLMCEEKLSEYVDVSTATTILTLAEQHNCRGLKETCLEFLNSPANLQKVMATGGLDSLAACCPSVLKDLIAKLAKLKQ, from the exons ATGCCCTTCACCGGCGTATCTGTCATCACCGATGAAGGAGCGCGAGCGCCACGATCGTCCTCGCCAACCACAAGCAGCAACACCTCCAGCGGCTACCACCTGCTCATAGTCGAGGGGTACTCGCGCACCAAGATAAGCACACCGACGGGAGAGTGCATCAGGTCTCGCCCTTTCATGGTTGGCGGCTACCTTTGGTGCATCCAGTGCTACCCCAATGGCGACAGCTCGGAGAACGCAGATTTCATATCTCTTTATCTTG TCATCAGAAGGGACACCTTGGAAAGATCAAAGTACCTTAAGGATGACACTTTCGCCCTCCGCTGTGACATCGTGGTCGTTGGGGATGCCATAAACAGCATGGACACAGCCACCGCTTCTCCGTCCATCAAGGTGCCGCCTTCGGACATGCAACAGCATTTCAGCGATCTTCTTCTGGCTGAGGAGGGAACGGACGTGACGTTCAAGGTCGGCAGCGAGACGATCGCAGCGCACCGGTGTGTGCTGGCGGCCAGATCTGCCGTCTTCAAGGCAGAGCTCTTTGGCACCATGAAAGAGGGTACGGCCACTACAAGCGTCATACAGGTCGACGACATGGACGCGCAAATTTTCAGGGCGATGCTTGGGTTCATTTACAGTGACTGGCCGCCGGAgatagaggaggaagaaggtgcaGATGTGATGTGGCAGCACCTGCTTATCGCTGCTGACAGGTATGATCTCCGGCGACTAAGGCTGATGTGTGAAGAGAAGCTGTCCGAGTACGTCGATGTGTCCACGGCCACGACAATCTTGACGCTAGCTGAGCAGCACAACTGTCGCGGGTTGAAGGAGACGTGCTTGGAGTTTCTCAACTCTCCTGCAAACCTGCAAAAGGTCATGGCGACCGGTGGTCTGGATAGTCTTGCCGCATGCTGCCCCTCTGTTCTCAAAGATCTCATTGCCAAGCTTGCCAAGCTTAAGCAATAA
- the LOC125546663 gene encoding E3 ubiquitin-protein ligase SINA-like 7, with translation MQKRSAKGVGEPKKTMGSGSGSAPKKARTTASKCKTEHGDEEEEVFNVFSLEMDTLECDICFLPFESQVFSCKNGHAACAKCCISMHRKCPSCSEPIGDLRCRAMEKILAGMTRPCRFKKHGCGETVRYTEARAHEEEACLFAPHSCPFDGCAYRGRLLYGHILDAHVPAGDAATFTKGTTPNTTAIIVTLQKSTPFRALLHPDDESVFLLLNGGDVLTGRSLSVVRVCPYGAEVDQEAESIYLKVYDDRRWALSAWGEVPFVRKLQGYKAKRFLFVPDDFWGSTGSVDVAVAL, from the exons ATGCAGAAAAGGAGCGCCAAGGGTGTTGGTGAGCCAAAGAAGACCATGGGTTCTGGTAGTGGCAGCGCACCAAAGAAGGCGAGAACCACAGCAAGCAAGTGCAAGACGGAGCAtggagacgaggaagaagaggtCTTCAACGTCTTCTCCCTTGAGATGGATACTCTGGAATGCGACATATGCTTTTTACCATTTGAGTCGCAAGTTTTCTCG TGCAAGAACGGGCACGCCGCGTGCGCCAAGTGCTGCATCAGCATGCACCGCAAGTGCCCCAGCTGCAGCGAGCCCATCGGCGACTTGCGGTGCCGTGCCATGGAGAAGATCCTCGCCGGCATGACCAGGCCCTGCAGGTTCAAGAAGCACGGATGCGGCGAGACCGTCCGGTACACCGAGGCGCGCGCCCACGAGGAGGAGGCATGCCTCTTCGCGCCGCACAGCTGCCCGTTCGACGGCTGCGCCTACCGCGGCCGCCTCCTCTACGGTCACATCCTTGACGCCCACGTGCCAGCCGGCGACGCCGCCACCTTCACCAAGGGTACCACTCCCAACACCACGGCCATCATAGTGACGCTACAGAAATCCACGCCCTTCCGCGCGCTGCTCCACCCCGACGACGAGAGCGTGTTCCTCCTGCTCAACGGCGGCGACGTCCTCACGGGCCGCTCGCTCTCGGTGGTCCGCGTTTGCCCATACGGGGCCGAGGTGGATCAGGAGGCGGAGTCAATATACTTGAAGGTGTATGACGACCGGCGGTGGGCGTTGTCGGCGTGGGGGGAAGTGCCGTTCGTCCGTAAGCTGCAGGGGTACAAGGCCAAACGCTTCCTGTTCGTACCGGACGATTTCTGGGGCTCAACCGGTAGCGTGGACGTCGCAGTGGCCCTCTGA
- the LOC125542867 gene encoding receptor-like protein 7 has product MACPKSFRSLLLLLQLQLVVVAVNSLLPSEATFTHHAMSSPECLPDQASALLRLKRSFSATNHSTIAFRSWKAGTDCCRWEGVRCHGSTGCVSSLDLGDRGLESPNLDLSLFELTSLRYLNLAGNDFRMSEIPSIGFERLTKLTHLNLSATNFSGQVPRSIGRLTNLVSLDLSFRFEPSIGPFHVDGKFPADITRQGQLTLPNLTAILANMGGLRELHLGFVDLSGQGGEWCTALASTII; this is encoded by the exons ATGGCATGTCCCAAGTCATTCCGCTCGCTGCTTCTGCTCCTCCAACTCCAGCTCGTGGTCGTGGCCGTGAACTCGCTTCTCCCTTCCGAGGCTACATTCACTCATCACGCCATGTCGTCGCCGGAGTGCCTGCCGGACCAGGCGTCAGCGCTGCTCCGGCTGAAACGATCCTTCTCCGCCACAAATCACTCCACCATCGCCTTCCGTTCATGGAAGGCCGGCACGGACTGCTGCCGCTGGGAAGGCGTCCGATGTCATGGCTCCACCGGCTGCGTCTCCTCGCTTGACTTGGGCGATCGCGGCTTGGAGAGTCCCAACCTCGATCTCTCGTTGTTCGAGCTAACCTCGCTCAGGTATCTCAACCTGGCCGGAAACGACTTCCGTATGTCCGAGATACCATCCATCGGGTTTGAGCGGCTCACCAAGCTCACCCACCTCAACCTCTCAGCCACCAACTTCTCAGGCCAGGTGCCACGCAGCATAGGCCGCCTCACCAACCTCGTCTCCCTCGACCTTTCCTTCCGCTTCGAACCATCAATTGGGCCTTTCCACGTCGATGGCAAGTTTCCCGCCGACATAACTCGCCAAGGGCAGCTCACACTCCCAAACTTAACAGCCATACTTGCAAACATGGGTGGTCTGAGGGAGCTCCATCTTGGCTTCGTGGATCTCTCCGGTCAAGGGGGTGAGTGGTGCACTGCTTTGGCCAG CACAATCATTTGA
- the LOC125542869 gene encoding L-type lectin-domain containing receptor kinase SIT2-like — protein sequence MAPREHIFFLLYAIPLLVLPCAASTTSNDSFSFLYNGFSGVNLTLDGSAKVTPEGLLELTNDTINLGHALYPTPLSLRGSPNGTVRSFSLSFAFAILSVHDGISADGMAFFVAPTKNLSNTWAQYMGLLNSGNNGNASNHMFAVELDTTQNKEFQDMDNNHVGIDINSLNSLQAYRTGYYDDESRAFNNLTLISGKAMQVWADYDGVSTQINVFLAPLGVAKPVRPLLSSPYNLSTVLREPSYIGFAATTGAISTIHCVLGWSFAVNGPAPAIDTSKLPKLPRLGPEPRSKVLEITLPIATATFVLVVGTVIILFLRKRFRYRELREDWEVDFGPHRFSFKDLFHATEGFKEKNLLGVGGFGKVYKGTLPKSKLKVAVKRVSHESRQGMKEFIAEVVSIGRLRHRNLVPLLGYCRRKGELLLVYDYMSNGSLNQYLYFKDGKPSLNWEERLHIIKGVAFGLFYLHEKWEKVVIHRDVKPSNVLLDSEMNARLGDFGLSRLYDHGTDPQTTHMVGTMGYLAPEFVRTGKASALTDVFAFGIFLLEVTSGQRPIKQNPFGNKHTLVDWVIERWHNGSLMDTLDQRLRGDYNIDDASLVLKLGLLCSHPFTSARPTMRQVMQYLEGDTPLPELTPAHFSFTMQALTQNRGLESPNLQYPQLSTSFATFSDLSGGR from the coding sequence ATGGCTCCGAGGGAGcacatcttcttcctcctctatgCCATCCCACTCCTCGTTCTTCCCTGTGCTGCATCCACAACCAGCAACGACAGTTTCAGTTTCCTATACAACGGCTTCTCCGGTGTCAACCTCACCCTCGACGGCAGCGCCAAGGTGACGCCGGAGGGGCTCCTCGAGCTCACCAACGACACCATCAACCTCGGCCACGCCTTGTACCCGACCCCGCTGAGCCTGCGCGGGTCGCCCAACGGCACGGTGCGGTCCTTCTCCCTCAGCTTCGCCTTCGCCATCCTCTCCGTCCACGACGGCATAAGCGCCGACGGCATGGCCTTCTTTGTCGCCCCCACCAAGAACCTCTCCAACACGTGGGCGCAGTACATGGGCCTCCTCAACAGCGGCAACAATGGCAACGCCAGCAACCACATGTTCGCCGTCGAGCTCGACACCACCCAGAACAAGGAGTTCCAGGACATGGACAACAACCACGTTGGCATCGACATCAACAGCCTCAACTCCTTGCAGGCCTACCGCACTGGGTACTACGATGATGAGAGTAGAGCCTTCAACAACTTGACTCTTATCAGCGGCAAGGCGATGCAGGTATGGGCTGACTATGATGGGGTGTCCACGCAGATCAACGTGTTCTTGGCTCCTCTGGGAGTAGCTAAGCCGGTGAGGCCGCTGCTTTCATCTCCCTACAACCTCTCCACAGTTCTGAGAGAACCATCGTACATCGGCTTCGCAGCCACAACCGGCGCAATCAGCACGATCCACTGCGTTCTCGGCTGGAGCTTCGCCGTAAACGGCCCTGCTCCAGCCATCGACACATCTAAGCTCCCAAAGCTACCACGTCTTGGCCCAGAGCCTCGCTCCAAGGTCCTGGAGATCACCCTGCCTATTGCCACGGCCACGTTCGTCCTTGTAGTAGGAACTGTCATCATTTTGTTTCTTCGCAAGAGATTCAGGTACAGGGAGCTGCGGGAAGATTGGGAGGTCGATTTCGGGCCACACCGCTTCTCCTTCAAGGACCTGTTCCATGCCACGGAAGGGTTCAAGGAAAAGAATCTGCTTGGTGTGGGCGGGTTCGGCAAGGTATACAAAGGGACACTCCCAAAGTCCAAACTGAAAGTGGCGGTGAAGAGAGTGTCTCACGAGTCGAGGCAagggatgaaggagttcatcgcGGAGGTTGTCAGTATCGGCCGGCTCAGACACCGCAACCTTGTGCCCCTGCTTGGCTATTGCCGAAGGAAAGGTGAACTTCTTTTGGTTTATGACTACATGTCAAATGGAAGCCTCAATCAGTATTTATACTTTAAAGATGGCAAGCCATCACTGAATTGGGAGGAGAGGTTACATATTATCAAGGGTGTCGCGTTCGGATTGTTTTACCTTCACGAGAAGTGGGAGAAAGTTGTCATACACCGAGACGTCAAGCCGAGCAACGTGCTTCTGGACAGTGAAATGAATGCAAGACTAGGTGACTTTGGTCTCTCAAGGTTGTACGACCATGGCACTGATCCACAAACCACACATATGGTTGGAACCATGGGATACCTGGCGCCTGAGTTCGTACGCACAGGGAAGGCATCCGCTCTTACAGACGTGTTTGCGTTCGGCATATTTCTCCTTGAGGTCACTTCTGGGCAGAGGCCTATCAAGCAGAATCCATTTGGCAACAAACATACATTGGTCGACTGGGTTATAGAGCGTTGGCACAACGGATCGCTCATGGATACCCTGGATCAGAGACTGCGGGGTGACTACAACATCGATGATGCATCATTGGTGCTGAAGCTAGGGCTTCTGTGCTCGCACCCTTTTACTAGCGCAAGGCCCACAATGCGGCAAGTCATGCAGTATCTCGAAGGTGATACACCACTCCCAGAGCTAACACCAGCACACTTCAGCTTCACTATGCAGGCCTTGACGCAAAACAGAGGATTGGAATCACCAAACTTGCAATACCCTCAGTTATCGACGAGTTTTGCCACTTTTTCCGACCTTTCAGGAGGAAGATAA